One Curtobacterium herbarum genomic window carries:
- a CDS encoding GNAT family N-acetyltransferase, translating to MTDAAVLSALETWSPAQLRDWNPSWRQDLAVSAEPALALVGDASWGAAVRDAVQLPVADPLLWANRRLELSSGHWAITGIRFRGRDVAKPFVDVIATDVTPDAAGIAELAEVLAASREFAPLCLRVHLPGDHRTAPVSEEFTAVPDLLVVAAPVSRVADGAASTGADVELVRAEPAGAAVRVADAYDGLRRSVPDLDQWATAADQDSLADADEEGLLFDVLIAGRTAGVVAATRDDVDGFTGFTVEEIVLDAEHRGHGYGPLVLRQLARALPAGPSDVLRGHIHPDNTRSLRNALASGREVVSSLVWITPTGYPGMPTV from the coding sequence ATGACCGACGCAGCCGTCCTCTCCGCACTCGAGACCTGGTCCCCGGCGCAGCTGCGGGACTGGAACCCGTCCTGGCGTCAGGACCTGGCGGTGTCGGCCGAGCCGGCGCTCGCCCTGGTCGGTGACGCCTCGTGGGGCGCGGCCGTCCGCGATGCCGTGCAACTCCCGGTCGCCGATCCACTGCTGTGGGCGAACCGACGCCTCGAGCTGTCGTCCGGGCACTGGGCGATCACGGGCATCCGGTTCCGCGGGCGGGACGTCGCGAAGCCCTTCGTCGACGTGATCGCCACGGACGTGACTCCGGACGCCGCCGGCATCGCCGAACTCGCCGAGGTCCTCGCCGCCTCCCGGGAGTTCGCCCCGCTGTGTCTCCGCGTGCACCTGCCCGGCGACCACCGGACAGCGCCGGTGTCCGAGGAGTTCACCGCCGTACCGGACCTGCTCGTGGTCGCGGCCCCGGTCTCGCGGGTGGCCGACGGCGCCGCGAGCACCGGTGCGGACGTCGAACTCGTCCGGGCCGAGCCGGCCGGCGCCGCGGTCCGGGTCGCCGACGCCTACGACGGACTGCGGCGGTCGGTGCCGGACCTGGACCAGTGGGCGACCGCCGCCGACCAGGACTCGCTCGCCGACGCGGACGAGGAAGGGCTGCTGTTCGACGTGCTGATCGCCGGGCGTACCGCCGGGGTCGTCGCTGCCACGCGCGACGACGTGGACGGCTTCACCGGCTTCACGGTCGAGGAGATCGTCCTGGACGCCGAGCACCGCGGGCACGGGTACGGGCCGCTCGTCCTGCGGCAGCTCGCTCGTGCGCTGCCGGCCGGCCCCTCGGACGTGCTGCGCGGGCACATCCACCCCGACAACACCCGGTCGCTCCGGAACGCCCTGGCGAGTGGGCGCGAAGTGGTGTCGTCGCTGGTGTGGATCACCCCGACCGGCTACCCGGGCATGCCGACGGTCTGA